The following are encoded together in the Ranitomeya imitator isolate aRanImi1 chromosome 4, aRanImi1.pri, whole genome shotgun sequence genome:
- the NUP50 gene encoding nuclear pore complex protein Nup50 isoform X2: MQRFGRSVVTAGCRLVGRVQAKMAKRVADKELTDRNWDQEEETEDAGRFCVASQDVLKGREIKKAKRRNLGSESESSGAFKGFKGLFAPSGASFGGFGSESTAKSFDGLTNGSRTPSMFTSKPLGESKQSVGSLFANGPSPSTPGASSAAKTNGEKSSSTSGSGPNKSIGSSDYNKQLASLNFSVRDWIVKHVDSNPLCDLSPIFKDYEQHIATIEQKYGTSSDSGSESDNSKGIQTIPSFASSKVEPKPSFTFTCKENKSEQPARSPSEKKTPLSEKKPPPSASLFSFGQKADTSSFASFGSGSAAGFSFVAGAASLFGKDTNKSSVGASPVVSASTKKSEESGEGGDEEEVEEPPKVVIQEVKEDDAFYSKKCKLFYKKDNEFKEKGVGTLHLKTLGDKKVQLLIRADTNLGNILLNILVQPSLPCSRMGKNNVMIVCVPNPPIDEKNRSVPVTMLIRVKTTEDADELHKILMEKKGA; encoded by the exons GCAGGAAGGTTTTGTGTCGCCAGTCAGGACGTTTTGAAGGGCAGAGAAATTAAGAAGGCGAAGAGGAGGAATCTCGGAAGTGAG TCTGAGAGCAGTGGAGCTTTTAAAGGATTTAAAGGTTTATTCGCCCCATCCGGAGCAAGTTTTGGTGGATTTGGAAGTGAATCTACTGCAAAATCATTCGATGGTCTGACCAACGGGAGCCGCACACCATCAATGTTCACCTCAAAGCCTCTGGGGGAAAGCAAACAGTCTGTCG GGTCTCTCTTCGCAAATGGTCCCTCACCTTCCACCCCTGGAGCGTCCAGCGCTGCAAAAACCAACGGTGAGAAATCTTCATCTACCTCTGGTTCTGGTCCAAACAAGTCCATCGGCTCCAGCGACTACAACAAACAGTTGGCGTCCCTAAACTTCTCTGTCCGTGACTGGATCGTGAAGCACGTGGACTCCAATCCTCTTTGTGATCTGTCGCCGATCTTTAAAGACTATGAACAACATATAGCCACCATCGAGCAGAAATACGGAACCAGTTCAGACAGTGGGTCCGAGAGCGACAACTCCAAGGGCATCCAGACCATTCCATCGTTCGCCTCCTCTAAGGTGGAGCCCAAACCATCCTTTACTTTTACTTGTAAAGAGAATAAATCTGAACAGCCGGCTCGATCCCCTTCAGAAAAAAAGACTCCGCTGTCAGAAAAAAAGCCTCCGCCGTCTGCTTCGCTCTTCTCATTTGGCCAAAAGGCGGACACTAGTAGCTTTGCTTCCTTTGGCTCTGGGTCTGCAGCTGGATTTTCGTTTGTAGCCGGGGCTGCCAGTCTCTTTGGTAAAGATACAAACAAGAGCAGCGTCGGAGCCTCTCCTGTTGTATCAGCGTCCACCAAGAAAAGCGAAGAATCAG GTGAAGGCGGTGATGAGGAAGAAGTGGAAGAGCCGCCAAAAGTTGTTATTCAAGAAGTGAAAGAAGATGATGCCTTCTATTCCAAAAA GTGCAAACTATTCTACAAAAAAGATAACGAATTTAAGGAGAAAGGAGTCGGCACCCTTCATCTAAAAACGTTAGGAGATAAAAAGGTGCAGCTGCTGATCCGTGCCGATACCAACCTAG GAAACATCTTGTTGAACATTTTGGTCCAGCCCTCGCTGCCGTGTTCAAGAATGGGAAAGAACAATGTGATGATCGTCTGCGTCCCCAACCCTCCCATCGACGAGAAGAACCGGTCCGTCCCCGTCACCATGCTAATCCGAGTAAAAACCACAGAGGACGCTGACGAGCTGCACAAAATTCTAATGGAGAAAAAAGGGGCCTAA
- the NUP50 gene encoding nuclear pore complex protein Nup50 isoform X4 produces the protein MAKRVADKELTDRNWDQEEETEDAGRFCVASQDVLKGREIKKAKRRNLGSESESSGAFKGFKGLFAPSGASFGGFGSESTAKSFDGLTNGSRTPSMFTSKPLGESKQSVGSLFANGPSPSTPGASSAAKTNGEKSSSTSGSGPNKSIGSSDYNKQLASLNFSVRDWIVKHVDSNPLCDLSPIFKDYEQHIATIEQKYGTSSDSGSESDNSKGIQTIPSFASSKVEPKPSFTFTCKENKSEQPARSPSEKKTPLSEKKPPPSASLFSFGQKADTSSFASFGSGSAAGFSFVAGAASLFGKDTNKSSVGASPVVSASTKKSEESGEGGDEEEVEEPPKVVIQEVKEDDAFYSKKCKLFYKKDNEFKEKGVGTLHLKTLGDKKVQLLIRADTNLGNILLNILVQPSLPCSRMGKNNVMIVCVPNPPIDEKNRSVPVTMLIRVKTTEDADELHKILMEKKGA, from the exons GCAGGAAGGTTTTGTGTCGCCAGTCAGGACGTTTTGAAGGGCAGAGAAATTAAGAAGGCGAAGAGGAGGAATCTCGGAAGTGAG TCTGAGAGCAGTGGAGCTTTTAAAGGATTTAAAGGTTTATTCGCCCCATCCGGAGCAAGTTTTGGTGGATTTGGAAGTGAATCTACTGCAAAATCATTCGATGGTCTGACCAACGGGAGCCGCACACCATCAATGTTCACCTCAAAGCCTCTGGGGGAAAGCAAACAGTCTGTCG GGTCTCTCTTCGCAAATGGTCCCTCACCTTCCACCCCTGGAGCGTCCAGCGCTGCAAAAACCAACGGTGAGAAATCTTCATCTACCTCTGGTTCTGGTCCAAACAAGTCCATCGGCTCCAGCGACTACAACAAACAGTTGGCGTCCCTAAACTTCTCTGTCCGTGACTGGATCGTGAAGCACGTGGACTCCAATCCTCTTTGTGATCTGTCGCCGATCTTTAAAGACTATGAACAACATATAGCCACCATCGAGCAGAAATACGGAACCAGTTCAGACAGTGGGTCCGAGAGCGACAACTCCAAGGGCATCCAGACCATTCCATCGTTCGCCTCCTCTAAGGTGGAGCCCAAACCATCCTTTACTTTTACTTGTAAAGAGAATAAATCTGAACAGCCGGCTCGATCCCCTTCAGAAAAAAAGACTCCGCTGTCAGAAAAAAAGCCTCCGCCGTCTGCTTCGCTCTTCTCATTTGGCCAAAAGGCGGACACTAGTAGCTTTGCTTCCTTTGGCTCTGGGTCTGCAGCTGGATTTTCGTTTGTAGCCGGGGCTGCCAGTCTCTTTGGTAAAGATACAAACAAGAGCAGCGTCGGAGCCTCTCCTGTTGTATCAGCGTCCACCAAGAAAAGCGAAGAATCAG GTGAAGGCGGTGATGAGGAAGAAGTGGAAGAGCCGCCAAAAGTTGTTATTCAAGAAGTGAAAGAAGATGATGCCTTCTATTCCAAAAA GTGCAAACTATTCTACAAAAAAGATAACGAATTTAAGGAGAAAGGAGTCGGCACCCTTCATCTAAAAACGTTAGGAGATAAAAAGGTGCAGCTGCTGATCCGTGCCGATACCAACCTAG GAAACATCTTGTTGAACATTTTGGTCCAGCCCTCGCTGCCGTGTTCAAGAATGGGAAAGAACAATGTGATGATCGTCTGCGTCCCCAACCCTCCCATCGACGAGAAGAACCGGTCCGTCCCCGTCACCATGCTAATCCGAGTAAAAACCACAGAGGACGCTGACGAGCTGCACAAAATTCTAATGGAGAAAAAAGGGGCCTAA
- the LOC138675259 gene encoding uncharacterized protein KIAA0930 homolog has translation MTQLFLTPERQNIQRWRMDVSSFLCIFFSPQLDYMVTCAVCTRSDAGDIHIHKKKSQQVFASPSKHPMDSKGEESKISYPNIFYMIDNFEEVFSDMAVGEGEMVCVELVASDKTNTFQGVIFQGSIRYEALKKVYDNRVSVAAKMAQKMSFGFYKYNNMEFVRMKGPQGKGHAEMAVSRVSTGDTSPYGTEEDSNPGSPLLERVTSFSTPPTPERNNRPSFFSPSLKRKVPRNRIAEMKKSHSANDSEEFFRDSDDGGDIHNVTNLRSRSLSGTGRSLVGSWLKLNRTDENFLLYAHLTYVTLPLQRILSDILDVRQKPILMS, from the exons ATGACTCAGCTGTTCTTGACTCCAGAAAGGCAGAATATACAGCGATGGCGGATGGATGTATCATCATTTCTGTGTATTTTCTTTTCCCCACAGCTGGACTACATGGTGACATGTGCAGTGTGCACACGTTCTGATGCTGGAGACATCCACATTCATAAGAAGAAATCCCAG CAAGTATTCGCTTCTCCAAGCAAACACCCCATGGACAGTAAGGGAGAAGAGTCGAAGATCAGTTATCCCAATATCTTCTACATGATAGACAACTTTGAGgag GTGTTCAGTGACATGGCCGTAGGGGAAGGGGAGATGGTTTGTGTGGAGCTTGTGGCAAGCGACAAGACAAACACTTTTCAGGGAGTCATATTCCAGGGATCCATCCGATACGAGGCTCTAAAGAAAGTGTACGACAATCGG GTCAGCGTGGCGGCAAAGATGGCCCAGAAGATGTCGTTCGGCTTCTATAAATACAACAACATGGAATTTGTGCGCATGAAGGGGCCACAGGGTAAAGGCCATGCAGAGATGGCTGTGAGCAGAGTGTCCACCGGGGACACGTCTCCATACGGCACCGAGGAGGATTCCAACCCTGGGTCACCCCTGCTTGAGCGG GTCACGTCGTTCAGCACTCCCCCCACTCCCGAACGTAACAACCGTCCTTCCTTTTTCTCACCATCCCTGAAAAGGAAAGTGCCGAGGAACCGAATCGCTGAGATGAAGAAATCTCACTCCGCAAATGACAGCGAGGAATTTTTCCGGGACAGCGATGATGGGGGAG ATATCCATAATGTCACCAACCTGAGGTCGCGCTCGCTGTCTGGGACGGGGAGATCCTTGGTGGGGTCATGGCTGAAACTGAACCGAACTGACGAGAACTTCCTACTCTATGCACACCTGACCTACGTCACTTTGCCGCTGCAGCGCATCTTGTCAG ATATTTTGGACGTTCGACAGAAGCCAATCCTGATGTCATAG